One Thiocapsa bogorovii DNA segment encodes these proteins:
- a CDS encoding fused MFS/spermidine synthase, translating into MSDRLRITWYGVTIFLSSAFLLVLEILAGRLIAPYVGVSLYTWTAIIGVILAGLSLGNWLGGIWADRGGNELAAGITLALAGFFSLGILFLLTLVAPLIEAREMTLLGASFFYVLALFFMPAVLLGVVTPLLTTLALGLDSRTGHIVGRMHALAALGSILGTFVTGYVLIQYLGTRGIIIGTALGLFLLALPFFKGRSRVAPDLVLVSAVALILVTDARNGFSNPCDRESNYFCIRVVDDSETAPFGVARSLVLDHLVHGTNHDSEPGMLISPYVQLMDELALEHFGEEKAETLRWFFAGGGAYTLPRSVRTRTPNAAVTVAELDPLVTRTAEEQLFLDTKGMRVVHEDARIVLTREPTERYDVIVSDAFHDISIPYHLVTLEYAELVKSRLAPNGIYLLNVLDAFPDPRLVKSMMKTLSESFEHVHVWMDMVPPEAERMTFVISASDARDPPETLVARRGFDHRWLRATEPMMRTGTAFDALPLLTDDYVPVERLVSEFYFDDLGR; encoded by the coding sequence GTGTCCGACCGTCTGCGTATCACCTGGTACGGCGTCACCATCTTTTTGAGCTCGGCGTTCCTGCTGGTCCTGGAGATCCTTGCGGGCCGCCTGATCGCGCCGTACGTCGGGGTGTCGCTCTACACCTGGACCGCCATCATCGGTGTGATCCTTGCCGGGTTGTCGCTCGGCAACTGGCTCGGCGGGATCTGGGCCGACCGCGGCGGCAACGAGCTGGCGGCCGGTATCACGCTTGCCCTGGCCGGGTTCTTCAGCCTCGGCATCCTGTTTCTCCTGACGCTGGTCGCACCGCTGATCGAGGCCCGGGAGATGACCCTGCTGGGCGCGAGCTTCTTCTACGTCCTCGCGCTCTTCTTCATGCCGGCGGTATTGCTAGGCGTGGTGACGCCGCTTCTGACGACCTTGGCGCTGGGGTTGGACAGCCGCACCGGCCACATCGTCGGACGCATGCACGCACTCGCGGCGCTAGGCAGCATCTTGGGTACCTTCGTCACCGGCTACGTGCTGATTCAGTATCTGGGCACGCGCGGGATCATCATCGGCACGGCCCTCGGGCTCTTTCTGCTGGCACTGCCGTTCTTCAAAGGGCGCTCGCGCGTGGCGCCTGACCTCGTGCTTGTCTCGGCTGTCGCTCTGATCCTGGTGACGGACGCACGCAACGGCTTCTCTAATCCCTGCGATCGCGAGAGCAACTACTTCTGCATCAGGGTCGTCGACGACTCGGAAACCGCACCCTTCGGCGTCGCACGCAGCCTTGTCCTGGACCATCTGGTCCACGGGACCAACCACGACTCCGAGCCCGGCATGCTGATCTCGCCCTACGTGCAGTTGATGGACGAACTCGCACTCGAGCACTTCGGAGAAGAGAAGGCCGAGACGCTACGCTGGTTTTTCGCAGGCGGCGGCGCCTACACGCTGCCCCGCTCGGTTCGGACACGGACCCCGAACGCCGCCGTGACGGTCGCCGAGCTGGACCCGCTGGTCACCCGCACGGCCGAGGAGCAGCTGTTCCTCGACACCAAGGGGATGCGGGTTGTCCATGAGGACGCGCGGATCGTCCTGACGCGCGAGCCGACCGAGCGCTACGACGTCATCGTCTCCGATGCCTTCCACGACATCTCCATCCCCTACCACCTCGTGACCCTTGAATACGCTGAGCTTGTCAAGTCACGCCTGGCTCCGAACGGGATCTATCTGCTCAACGTCCTGGACGCCTTTCCGGATCCGCGCCTGGTCAAGAGCATGATGAAGACCTTGTCGGAATCATTCGAGCACGTCCATGTCTGGATGGACATGGTCCCGCCCGAGGCGGAGCGCATGACCTTCGTCATCTCCGCGAGCGATGCCCGCGATCCGCCCGAGACGCTCGTCGCCCGACGCGGATTCGATCATCGCTGGCTGCGGGCGACCGAGCCCATGATGCGAACGGGAACCGCCTTCGACGCGCTTCCGCTGTTGACCGACGACTATGTCCCCGTCGAGCGGTTGGTCTCGGAGTTCTATTTCGATGACCTAGGGCGTTGA
- a CDS encoding DUF4340 domain-containing protein: MTVQSDTGWRPDLRAPIVVGLAGLLVLQILLALGLNLGGGRALAPSAVDVPLLGMTPDQVQSLRIENGDGTESVTLVRRDGTWVDADLDELPVQSAKVEQLLKELAALKRPLPIATSEAARERFKVADDAFERRLTLDGKTGPIAGLLIGDSPGFRRVFSRLPGEPAVYELRLALSDVSARRDDWIEVGLLRLEGEQINRIATRDWILSKDETGVWGLAGDDRPLNEETVSALVLRLANLGYRGVLGVVDDPAYNQQDPLFELEIGLADGSKRHYRVSQAKDSQDYVLKDADRPWFFKLSEFDLGELLDMEVADLRARDDAADPSASVEPSSPSETPPMPEELSAEPQPTE; this comes from the coding sequence ATGACTGTTCAATCCGATACCGGCTGGCGCCCGGACCTGCGCGCGCCGATCGTCGTGGGGCTTGCCGGGTTGCTGGTCCTGCAGATTCTGCTCGCACTCGGTTTGAATCTGGGGGGCGGTCGCGCACTCGCACCGAGCGCGGTGGACGTGCCGCTGCTCGGGATGACGCCCGATCAGGTCCAATCCCTGCGTATCGAGAACGGAGATGGAACCGAGTCCGTGACCCTCGTGCGCCGCGACGGCACCTGGGTCGACGCGGATCTGGACGAGCTCCCGGTTCAAAGCGCCAAGGTCGAGCAACTCCTCAAGGAGCTTGCCGCGCTGAAGCGACCCCTTCCGATTGCCACCAGCGAAGCGGCCCGCGAGCGCTTCAAGGTCGCCGACGACGCCTTCGAGCGGCGCCTGACGTTGGACGGCAAGACGGGGCCGATCGCCGGTCTCCTGATCGGCGATTCGCCCGGCTTCCGACGTGTCTTCTCGCGTCTCCCGGGGGAGCCGGCCGTCTATGAGTTGCGGCTCGCCTTGTCCGACGTCTCCGCGCGACGAGACGACTGGATCGAGGTCGGGCTCCTGCGCTTGGAGGGCGAGCAGATCAACCGCATCGCCACGCGAGATTGGATCCTGAGCAAGGACGAAACGGGCGTCTGGGGGCTCGCGGGCGACGATCGGCCGCTCAATGAAGAGACGGTTTCGGCCCTGGTGCTGCGCCTCGCCAACCTGGGTTACCGCGGCGTCCTCGGCGTCGTGGATGATCCCGCCTACAATCAGCAGGATCCGCTCTTCGAGCTCGAGATCGGGCTCGCCGACGGATCGAAGCGGCACTACCGGGTCTCGCAAGCCAAGGACAGCCAGGACTATGTCCTGAAGGACGCCGATCGGCCCTGGTTCTTCAAGCTCTCCGAATTCGATCTAGGGGAGTTGCTCGACATGGAGGTCGCGGATCTTCGTGCGAGAGACGACGCGGCCGATCCATCGGCAAGCGTCGAGCCCTCGAGCCCCTCGGAGACACCGCCCATGCCGGAGGAGCTGAGCGCGGAGCCGCAACCCACCGAATGA
- a CDS encoding Gldg family protein gives MPDILRVARRELGAFFGSPVAYLFIGAFLAVSLFVFFWVDAFFARNIADARPLFDWMPVLLIFLCAALTMRLWSEERRAGTLETLMTLPVPTLHLVLGKFLAGLALVAIALVLTVPIPLTVSFLGPMDWGPVVGAYLATLLLASAYLAIGLFVSSRTDNPIVALIGTTLVGALLYLIGTPALTNLVGHDGGELLRLIGSGSRFESITRGVIDLRDLYYYLSIVGAFLALTLYSLERLRWAEADANRRHHRRWTLVTGLAVANILAANLWLGAIGSARVDLTEGRVYSISEATRTYLSQLREPLLIRGYFSADTHPLLAPLVPQIRDLLREYQIAGGGRVQVEFVDPQRSPELEREAGEQYGIRPVAFQTATKYQASVVNSYFDILIKYGDQFETLGFQDLIDVKVQGETDLDVRLRNPEYDLTRVIRKVLYGYQGAGDLFANLSEPVRFRGFVSPADRLPEPLPELRADLESILSDLAAKGGARFSFEIQDPAAGDGALAQTIAEQFGFEPLVVSLLDPTPFYFYMVLESGEQAIPVPLPEALDRASLERAIEAGIKRFAPGVLRTIALYTPPSTPGMFGEPAAGSGYGLLQETLRTGFNLRETDLASGQVPEETDLLMVVGPEALDERQQFAIDQFLMQGGTVILAASSFALDLTGGSIAARAAPTGLEDWLGHQGLTLEPSLVLDPKNTPFPIPVQRDLGGFTVEEIQTLDYPYFPDVRSDGLAQDSGITSSLGQITMNWSSPIQVDTEKNADRRVIELIKSSSGSWTSDSENMQPDFETHGGLGFPRGEDRGSRVLAVAVEGRFGSAFAGRPSPLLDDSPEENTPSEEAAPEDADAQAIDPETGEPVADKTPVISGVVETSPASARLILMGSSTFLSDTAISLATEATQSRYLKPLELMQNAVDWSLEDRGLLTLRGRGQFNRLLEPVGREGRIFWETLNYVLALAGLALVYWLYRRARARRERADEAILGAHPRA, from the coding sequence ATGCCTGACATTCTGCGCGTCGCACGCCGCGAGCTCGGTGCCTTCTTCGGTTCGCCCGTCGCCTATCTCTTCATCGGCGCCTTCCTGGCGGTCTCGCTCTTCGTCTTCTTCTGGGTCGACGCCTTCTTCGCGCGCAACATCGCCGATGCCCGCCCTCTGTTCGACTGGATGCCGGTGCTGCTGATCTTTCTCTGCGCGGCCCTGACCATGCGGCTCTGGAGCGAGGAGCGACGCGCCGGGACGCTCGAAACACTCATGACCCTACCGGTGCCCACCCTGCATCTGGTCCTCGGCAAGTTCCTCGCGGGTCTGGCCCTGGTCGCGATTGCCTTGGTTCTGACGGTGCCGATCCCGCTGACCGTTTCTTTCCTAGGGCCGATGGACTGGGGCCCGGTGGTCGGCGCCTATCTGGCCACCCTGCTGCTGGCCTCGGCCTACCTGGCGATTGGTCTGTTCGTCTCCTCGCGCACCGACAACCCGATCGTCGCCCTGATCGGAACCACCCTGGTTGGCGCCCTCCTCTACCTGATCGGCACGCCGGCGCTGACCAATCTAGTCGGGCATGACGGGGGCGAGCTGCTCCGACTGATCGGCAGCGGCTCGCGCTTCGAGTCCATTACGCGCGGCGTGATCGATCTGCGCGATCTTTACTACTATCTGAGCATCGTCGGCGCCTTCCTCGCTCTGACGCTCTACAGCCTGGAGCGGCTGCGCTGGGCCGAAGCGGACGCAAACCGACGGCATCATCGACGCTGGACCCTGGTGACCGGGCTCGCGGTCGCCAACATCTTGGCCGCGAACCTCTGGCTCGGCGCGATCGGCAGTGCCCGAGTGGATCTTACCGAGGGTCGGGTCTACTCGATCTCGGAAGCGACCCGGACCTATCTGAGCCAACTCCGAGAACCGCTCCTGATCCGCGGCTATTTCAGCGCGGACACCCACCCTTTGCTGGCCCCGTTGGTTCCCCAGATTCGCGATCTGTTGCGTGAGTATCAGATCGCGGGCGGCGGCCGAGTCCAAGTCGAATTCGTCGATCCTCAACGCTCGCCCGAGCTCGAGCGCGAGGCCGGCGAGCAGTACGGGATCCGCCCGGTTGCCTTCCAGACCGCGACCAAATACCAGGCCTCCGTGGTCAATTCCTACTTCGACATCCTGATCAAGTACGGCGATCAGTTCGAGACGCTCGGCTTTCAAGACCTCATCGACGTAAAGGTCCAAGGCGAAACCGATCTGGACGTGCGCCTGCGCAATCCCGAGTACGATCTCACACGCGTCATCCGCAAGGTGCTCTACGGCTATCAGGGCGCCGGCGATCTCTTCGCCAATCTGAGCGAGCCGGTGCGGTTCCGTGGCTTCGTCTCCCCGGCCGATCGTCTGCCCGAGCCCTTGCCCGAGCTGCGGGCCGACCTGGAGTCGATCTTGTCCGATCTCGCCGCGAAGGGCGGAGCGCGTTTCAGCTTCGAGATCCAGGATCCTGCGGCCGGCGACGGCGCGCTGGCCCAAACGATTGCGGAGCAGTTCGGATTCGAGCCGCTCGTGGTGAGCCTGCTCGATCCCACGCCCTTCTATTTCTACATGGTGCTCGAATCCGGCGAGCAGGCCATTCCGGTTCCGCTCCCGGAAGCGCTCGATCGCGCGAGTCTGGAGCGCGCCATCGAGGCCGGTATCAAGCGGTTCGCGCCGGGCGTCTTGCGCACGATTGCGCTCTACACGCCGCCGTCGACCCCCGGGATGTTCGGCGAACCGGCCGCCGGATCCGGTTACGGCCTATTGCAGGAGACCCTGCGCACCGGATTCAACCTGCGCGAGACCGATCTCGCATCCGGTCAGGTCCCCGAAGAGACGGATCTATTGATGGTGGTGGGACCCGAGGCCCTGGATGAGCGACAGCAATTCGCCATCGACCAATTCCTGATGCAGGGCGGGACCGTCATCCTGGCCGCGTCCAGCTTCGCCCTGGACCTGACCGGCGGTTCCATCGCGGCGCGGGCTGCCCCGACGGGGCTGGAAGACTGGCTCGGTCATCAAGGCCTGACCCTCGAGCCGAGCCTGGTGCTCGACCCCAAGAACACGCCCTTCCCGATCCCGGTGCAGCGCGATCTGGGCGGATTCACGGTCGAGGAGATCCAAACACTCGACTATCCCTACTTCCCGGATGTCCGCAGCGACGGACTCGCGCAGGACTCGGGAATCACCTCGAGCCTCGGCCAGATCACCATGAACTGGTCCTCGCCGATTCAGGTCGATACCGAGAAGAATGCCGATCGGCGTGTGATCGAGTTGATCAAGAGCTCGTCCGGCTCCTGGACCAGCGACTCGGAGAACATGCAACCTGACTTCGAGACGCACGGCGGCCTCGGTTTCCCGCGCGGCGAGGATCGTGGCAGCCGAGTGCTCGCCGTCGCGGTCGAGGGACGCTTCGGCTCGGCCTTCGCGGGGCGTCCCTCGCCTCTCCTGGATGACTCGCCCGAAGAAAACACCCCGTCCGAAGAGGCAGCGCCTGAGGATGCCGACGCGCAGGCAATCGACCCTGAAACGGGCGAACCGGTCGCAGACAAGACTCCGGTCATCTCCGGTGTCGTGGAGACCTCGCCCGCCTCTGCTCGACTGATCCTGATGGGCTCCTCGACCTTCCTCTCGGACACCGCGATCAGTTTGGCGACCGAGGCCACGCAGAGCCGCTACCTCAAACCGCTGGAGCTGATGCAGAACGCCGTCGACTGGTCGCTGGAGGATCGAGGCCTGCTCACCCTGCGCGGGCGCGGCCAGTTCAACCGGCTGCTCGAGCCGGTGGGTCGCGAGGGTCGCATCTTCTGGGAGACCCTGAACTATGTCCTCGCCCTCGCCGGCCTTGCCTTGGTGTATTGGCTGTACCGACGCGCGAGGGCGCGGCGCGAGCGGGCCGACGAGGCGATTCTGGGCGCTCATCCGCGTGCTTGA
- a CDS encoding ABC transporter ATP-binding protein: protein MIEVRELSRSYGELKAVQQVSFDIGRGEIVGLLGHNGAGKTTIMKMMTGYLEPSSGSIRIDGMDIAEQRRAAQRRIGYLPENCPLYPEMRVIDYLDYQAALHGMPDDRRPAAIRRAIERTDLGPKATAIIATLSRGYRQRVGVAQAILHEPAILILDEPTNGLDPSQIQHMRSLVRELAKDATLIISTHVLQEVEAVCSRVLIMRGGQLALDSALDAIGRPKRLLVTLDCSPDVARPVLAQIEGVTAVESWDGDAGLQYFALSAEDPQALAPLVAKALGRQPWDLYALAPERRDLEDLFGAVTLEQMEVAHA, encoded by the coding sequence ATGATCGAGGTTCGCGAGCTGAGTCGCAGCTACGGCGAGCTCAAGGCGGTTCAACAGGTGTCGTTCGACATCGGCCGCGGCGAGATCGTCGGTCTGCTCGGCCACAACGGGGCCGGCAAGACAACCATCATGAAGATGATGACCGGCTATCTGGAGCCGAGCAGCGGCTCGATCCGGATCGACGGGATGGATATCGCAGAGCAGCGGCGCGCGGCGCAACGACGCATCGGGTATTTGCCCGAGAACTGTCCGCTCTACCCCGAGATGCGGGTGATCGATTACCTGGACTACCAGGCAGCACTGCACGGAATGCCCGACGACCGCCGTCCTGCAGCCATCCGGCGTGCGATCGAGCGCACGGACCTCGGCCCCAAGGCGACCGCGATCATCGCCACACTGTCGCGCGGCTATCGTCAACGCGTCGGCGTGGCGCAGGCGATCCTGCACGAGCCCGCCATCCTCATCCTGGACGAGCCGACCAACGGCCTGGACCCCTCGCAGATCCAGCACATGCGCAGCCTGGTCCGCGAGCTGGCCAAGGATGCGACCCTGATCATCTCCACCCATGTCCTCCAAGAGGTCGAAGCGGTGTGCAGTCGAGTGCTCATCATGCGCGGCGGCCAACTGGCGCTCGACAGCGCACTGGATGCTATCGGGCGTCCCAAACGACTGCTCGTCACGCTCGACTGCTCGCCGGATGTGGCGCGGCCGGTGCTCGCACAGATCGAGGGGGTCACGGCCGTCGAGTCGTGGGACGGGGATGCGGGTCTGCAGTATTTCGCCCTGAGCGCGGAGGATCCGCAGGCGCTCGCGCCTCTGGTCGCGAAGGCACTCGGCCGACAACCCTGGGACCTCTACGCGCTCGCACCCGAGCGGCGTGACCTCGAAGACCTCTTCGGAGCCGTGACCCTGGAGCAGATGGAGGTGGCTCATGCCTGA
- a CDS encoding CPXCG motif-containing cysteine-rich protein encodes MNPLETRDAHCPWCDAPIEITIDVSAVPQTYIEDCQVCCAPIVVQVAMDPDLEDDLLIALERDGD; translated from the coding sequence ATGAACCCACTTGAGACGCGTGATGCGCATTGCCCCTGGTGCGACGCTCCGATCGAGATCACGATCGACGTCAGCGCCGTTCCACAAACCTACATCGAAGACTGCCAGGTCTGCTGCGCCCCGATCGTCGTCCAAGTCGCCATGGATCCGGACCTCGAAGACGATCTCCTCATCGCCCTGGAGCGCGACGGCGATTGA
- the zwf gene encoding glucose-6-phosphate dehydrogenase — MIIFGAAGDLTKRKLIPALFHLCHGNLLPDTFAVVGLDRIEMDDETFQSMMGEEVKRHVGSAWDAETWARLCDRLHYMSGNITEEATYVALCERLSGIDAERGTDGNYLFYLAVPPSLFGDITRLLGAVGLTAESENDWRRVIIEKPFGNDLDSAKALNRMLHETLDEDQIYRIDHYLGKETVQNIMVFRFSNGFIEPLWNRQHIDHVQITVAESVGVEHRGPYYDNAGALRDMIPNHLLVLLGFLGMEPPNSFDSQAVRDEINKVLDAVHPLTPEQVLTNAVRGQYGEGVMPDGEKVPAYRSSPGVDPNSRTETFAALKLTMDNWRWAGVPFYLRTGKRLTSQYTEVVIQFRRAPKIMFKDADTAQMNPDMLVLRIQPNEGIQMSFGAKIPGPRMRVGTVNMDFCYADYFGNAPATGYETLIYDCMNGDATLFKHADTVEKGWEIVESVQDVWSAMPARDFPNYAAGTWGPAAAGDLLKNDGRLWRRITTPDEPT; from the coding sequence ATGATCATCTTCGGTGCGGCGGGCGATCTGACCAAGCGCAAACTCATCCCGGCGCTTTTTCATCTCTGCCACGGAAACCTGCTTCCCGACACCTTCGCGGTCGTCGGGTTGGACCGCATCGAGATGGACGACGAGACCTTTCAGTCGATGATGGGCGAGGAGGTGAAGCGACACGTCGGAAGCGCCTGGGATGCAGAGACTTGGGCGCGCTTGTGCGATCGGCTTCACTACATGTCCGGCAACATCACGGAGGAGGCGACCTATGTCGCGCTCTGCGAGCGCCTGTCCGGGATCGACGCCGAGCGCGGAACAGACGGAAACTATCTCTTCTATCTCGCTGTTCCGCCTTCGCTCTTCGGCGACATCACACGCCTGCTCGGTGCCGTCGGCCTGACCGCCGAGAGCGAGAACGACTGGCGTCGCGTGATCATCGAAAAGCCCTTCGGTAACGACCTGGACAGCGCCAAGGCGCTCAACCGGATGCTTCACGAGACACTGGACGAAGACCAGATCTACCGGATCGACCACTATCTGGGCAAGGAGACAGTCCAGAACATCATGGTCTTTCGGTTTTCGAACGGCTTCATCGAGCCGCTCTGGAATCGTCAACACATCGATCATGTCCAGATCACGGTGGCGGAATCCGTCGGCGTGGAGCATCGCGGCCCTTACTACGATAACGCCGGCGCCTTGCGCGACATGATCCCGAACCACCTCCTGGTTCTGCTCGGATTCCTCGGCATGGAGCCGCCGAATTCCTTCGACTCCCAAGCCGTGCGCGACGAGATCAACAAGGTCCTCGACGCCGTGCATCCGTTGACGCCCGAGCAGGTCCTCACCAACGCGGTGCGAGGGCAATACGGCGAGGGCGTCATGCCGGACGGCGAGAAGGTACCCGCTTACCGCTCGTCTCCCGGGGTCGACCCCAATTCGCGCACCGAGACCTTTGCTGCGCTCAAGCTGACGATGGACAACTGGCGCTGGGCCGGGGTGCCCTTTTATCTGCGCACCGGCAAACGCTTGACCTCCCAATACACGGAGGTCGTCATCCAATTCAGGCGGGCGCCCAAGATCATGTTCAAGGACGCCGACACAGCCCAGATGAACCCGGACATGCTGGTGCTGCGCATCCAGCCGAACGAAGGCATCCAGATGAGCTTCGGCGCCAAGATCCCGGGACCGCGGATGCGTGTGGGAACGGTCAATATGGATTTCTGCTATGCCGACTACTTCGGCAATGCCCCGGCAACGGGTTACGAGACACTCATCTACGATTGCATGAACGGCGACGCCACCCTTTTCAAACACGCCGACACGGTCGAGAAAGGCTGGGAAATCGTCGAGTCGGTTCAGGATGTCTGGTCGGCCATGCCCGCCCGCGACTTCCCCAACTATGCCGCCGGCACCTGGGGTCCGGCCGCGGCGGGCGATCTGCTCAAGAACGACGGACGCCTCTGGCGGCGGATTACGACCCCCGATGAACCCACTTGA
- the gnd gene encoding phosphogluconate dehydrogenase (NAD(+)-dependent, decarboxylating), producing MQLAMIGLGRMGANMVLRLMRAGHRCVVYDRDPAAVAALVAEGAIGAQDMADLCAKLEAPRNVWIMVPAAVVDRVIDDLIPHLAAGDTIIDGGNSNYRDDIAHAKRLAPKGIHFVDCGTSGGVWGLERGYCLMIGGEDEAVERLDPVFAALSPGPGEIERTAGRSGDFSRSEQGYLHCGPSGAGHFVKMVHNGIEYALMAAYAEGFNILKHAGVGLNEHTVDAETAPLANPEHYQYRIDVGEVAEVWRRGSVVASWLLDLTATALRADPQLEGFGGRVSDSGEGRWTCLAAIETGTPAPLLTTALFERFSSRGEADFANQILSAMRYQFGGHHEKPKS from the coding sequence ATGCAACTCGCAATGATCGGGCTCGGTAGAATGGGCGCCAACATGGTGCTCCGACTCATGCGCGCCGGACATCGGTGTGTCGTCTACGATCGGGATCCCGCCGCGGTCGCCGCGCTGGTCGCCGAAGGCGCAATCGGTGCGCAGGACATGGCCGATCTCTGTGCCAAGCTCGAAGCACCGCGCAATGTTTGGATCATGGTCCCGGCGGCCGTCGTGGACCGAGTCATCGACGACCTGATCCCGCATCTCGCCGCCGGCGACACCATCATCGACGGCGGCAACTCGAACTACCGCGACGACATCGCCCACGCGAAGCGCCTCGCACCGAAGGGGATCCACTTCGTCGACTGCGGGACCAGCGGAGGCGTCTGGGGTCTGGAGCGGGGCTATTGCCTGATGATCGGCGGGGAGGACGAGGCGGTCGAGCGGCTCGATCCCGTCTTCGCCGCCCTTTCGCCCGGCCCGGGGGAGATCGAACGCACGGCGGGTCGGAGCGGCGACTTCAGTCGATCCGAGCAAGGCTATCTGCACTGCGGTCCCAGCGGTGCCGGTCACTTCGTGAAAATGGTCCACAACGGCATCGAGTATGCCCTGATGGCCGCCTATGCGGAGGGATTCAACATCCTCAAGCACGCCGGTGTCGGGCTGAACGAGCACACGGTGGATGCCGAGACCGCGCCGCTGGCCAATCCCGAGCACTATCAGTATCGCATCGACGTCGGCGAGGTCGCCGAGGTCTGGCGTCGGGGCAGCGTGGTCGCCTCTTGGCTCTTGGACCTAACGGCCACGGCGCTGCGCGCAGACCCGCAGCTCGAAGGGTTCGGCGGTCGGGTCTCGGACTCGGGCGAGGGCCGCTGGACCTGCCTCGCGGCGATCGAGACCGGAACACCTGCCCCGCTGCTCACGACAGCGCTCTTCGAGCGCTTCAGCTCGCGTGGCGAGGCGGATTTCGCCAATCAGATCCTCTCGGCGATGCGCTACCAGTTCGGCGGTCATCACGAGAAGCCCAAAAGTTAA